In Microcoleus sp. FACHB-672, one DNA window encodes the following:
- the ribH gene encoding 6,7-dimethyl-8-ribityllumazine synthase — translation MAVFEGNFTQTSQFKFAIVIGRFNDLITGKLLEGCQDCLKRHGVDVNPQGTQVDYAWVPGSFELPLVARQLAMTGRYDAVICLGAVIRGQTPHFDYVAAEVSKGIAAAGFQTGVPVVFGVVTTDTMQQALERAGIKNNLGWNYGMSALEMASLMHQVKGSVVSDLYSDHASGTPQSLPAPIKNAMPIQEPVDRQ, via the coding sequence ATCGTTATTGGTCGCTTCAACGATCTGATTACCGGCAAGCTGTTAGAGGGCTGTCAGGATTGCCTGAAACGTCACGGCGTTGATGTCAATCCCCAGGGGACTCAAGTTGATTATGCTTGGGTGCCCGGAAGTTTTGAGCTGCCTCTGGTGGCTCGCCAATTGGCAATGACAGGTCGTTATGATGCGGTGATTTGTCTCGGGGCAGTGATCCGGGGTCAAACCCCGCATTTTGATTATGTGGCGGCTGAAGTGTCTAAGGGAATTGCAGCGGCGGGCTTCCAAACCGGCGTGCCAGTGGTGTTTGGCGTCGTCACCACCGATACGATGCAGCAAGCCCTAGAACGAGCGGGAATTAAAAACAACCTCGGCTGGAACTACGGGATGTCAGCCCTGGAAATGGCCAGTTTGATGCATCAAGTCAAGGGAAGTGTGGTATCTGATCTTTACAGTGATCACGCATCCGGTACGCCCCAGAGTTTACCGGCTCCCATAAAAAATGCCATGCCGATACAAGAGCCGGTGGATCGGCAGTAA